The following are encoded in a window of Elusimicrobiota bacterium genomic DNA:
- a CDS encoding thioredoxin family protein — protein sequence MRILFIILISFAISNNLITAEQLKTKTKNTKVTFIELGSVNCIPCRMMQPIMKEIKEEYGSQVKVVFHDVWTQEGQPYAKQYKIMAIPTQVFLDKDGKEFHRHIGFYPKKEIIKVLKTQGVK from the coding sequence ATGAGAATCTTATTCATCATACTGATATCTTTTGCAATCAGCAACAATTTGATAACCGCCGAACAGCTAAAAACTAAAACAAAAAATACAAAAGTTACTTTTATTGAACTAGGTTCGGTTAATTGTATTCCTTGCAGAATGATGCAGCCGATAATGAAAGAAATAAAAGAAGAGTACGGCAGCCAAGTCAAAGTCGTTTTCCATGATGTATGGACACAAGAAGGCCAGCCGTATGCAAAACAATACAAAATTATGGCAATACCTACGCAGGTATTTTTGGATAAAGACGGGAAAGAGTTTCATCGGCATATCGGTTTTTATCCCAAAAAAGAAATAATTAAAGTATTAAAAACGCAGGGAGTAAAATAA
- a CDS encoding cytochrome C biogenesis protein — protein MAENIFTWLSGMLNGNILFALAAAFIWGILSIILSPCHLASIPLIVGFIDEQGRISTKRAFYISFLFGFGILLTITIIGVITGLLGRILGDIGRWGNYLVGIILILVGIHLFGLLPLPFSGSQGKQSLKNKGPFAAFMLGLIFGIALGPCAFAYMAPMLGIAFSVAATNLLYAMALILAYAVGHVSVIIFAGTFTEVIQHYLNWDEKSKGTEIIKKICGVLVFLGGVYIIFAL, from the coding sequence GTGGCTGAAAACATATTCACTTGGTTGTCGGGAATGCTAAATGGAAATATTTTATTTGCATTAGCGGCAGCTTTTATATGGGGGATATTAAGTATTATTTTAAGCCCATGCCACCTTGCAAGTATTCCGCTTATTGTCGGATTTATTGATGAGCAGGGAAGGATTTCAACAAAACGGGCATTCTATATTTCTTTCCTTTTCGGATTCGGCATTCTTTTGACTATAACAATTATCGGAGTTATTACGGGTTTGCTCGGCAGGATACTCGGCGATATAGGACGGTGGGGCAACTATCTGGTTGGGATAATACTAATTCTTGTGGGCATACATCTTTTCGGCCTTCTGCCATTGCCGTTCAGCGGAAGCCAAGGGAAGCAATCACTAAAAAATAAAGGGCCTTTTGCCGCGTTTATGCTCGGTCTTATTTTTGGCATAGCTTTAGGCCCTTGCGCATTTGCATACATGGCGCCAATGCTTGGTATTGCTTTCAGTGTTGCGGCAACAAACCTTTTGTATGCTATGGCACTAATCCTGGCGTATGCTGTGGGGCATGTATCAGTAATAATTTTCGCAGGCACTTTTACAGAAGTTATTCAGCACTATCTGAATTGGGATGAAAAATCAAAAGGAACTGAAATAATAAAAAAGATTTGCGGAGTTCTGGTGTTTTTGGGAGGAGTTTATATAATTTTTGCATTATAA
- a CDS encoding carboxymuconolactone decarboxylase family protein, whose protein sequence is MPEKKPWYLGQSPLGAAYAHFSNVAGQKTVLDTKTKELIRLAVASAFRCPHCTEHHIKDALAAGATKQEVSEAILLSSLQAAGTQLNWHKEFFEETLTEK, encoded by the coding sequence ATGCCTGAAAAGAAACCTTGGTATTTAGGCCAGTCACCGCTTGGAGCGGCATATGCGCATTTTTCAAACGTTGCAGGGCAGAAAACTGTTTTGGACACTAAGACCAAAGAACTGATACGGTTGGCAGTAGCTTCAGCGTTTAGATGCCCTCATTGCACGGAACATCATATTAAAGACGCTCTTGCTGCCGGCGCTACTAAACAGGAAGTCTCTGAAGCTATTCTCTTATCATCATTACAGGCTGCCGGAACTCAGCTAAATTGGCACAAAGAGTTTTTTGAGGAAACTCTGACTGAGAAATAA
- the yihA gene encoding ribosome biogenesis GTP-binding protein YihA/YsxC, with amino-acid sequence MSKYSFNEAQYVMSVDSPQKLGASQAEVAFVGRSNVGKSSLLNALCGQRKLAKVSKTPGKTRTINIFAVRYGKWIVDLPGYGFAAVAVKEKEDWQHMIEYYLTGRPTLKCVFVLVDASVGITKLDREMLLWLQSSGMPYRVVANKIDRIAQPKLVAQRQALAQDLETVTEHIVWASAKKNTGIAELHAIVSDLLAL; translated from the coding sequence ATGAGCAAATATTCCTTTAATGAAGCACAATATGTTATGAGCGTTGATTCGCCGCAGAAGCTTGGCGCTTCACAGGCAGAGGTCGCGTTCGTCGGCCGGTCAAATGTGGGAAAGAGCTCTTTGCTGAATGCGTTGTGCGGCCAACGCAAGCTTGCCAAGGTTTCAAAGACACCCGGAAAAACACGCACTATCAATATTTTTGCGGTGCGATACGGTAAATGGATCGTTGATCTTCCTGGGTATGGTTTCGCGGCGGTGGCGGTAAAAGAAAAGGAAGACTGGCAGCATATGATAGAATATTATCTTACCGGCCGGCCCACGCTGAAATGTGTTTTTGTTCTTGTGGACGCGTCAGTCGGCATTACTAAGCTTGACCGGGAAATGTTGCTGTGGTTACAGAGCAGTGGAATGCCCTATCGTGTGGTAGCAAATAAAATTGACCGTATTGCGCAGCCCAAACTTGTCGCGCAGCGCCAGGCACTGGCTCAGGACCTGGAGACCGTGACGGAGCATATTGTTTGGGCGAGCGCGAAAAAAAATACGGGTATTGCCGAACTGCACGCAATTGTGTCCGATCTGCTGGCATTATAA
- a CDS encoding MFS transporter produces the protein MEKKILGFSKNIFFLSLVSLFTDISSEMIYPLLPIFLTAVLGAPVSFVGVVEGIAESTASLLKLVFGWLSDKTNKRKIFVTSGYALSSIIRPMVAFAIQPWHVLFVRFADRFGKGVRTSARDALIADTCEPAEKGKAFGFNRAMDHAGALIGPLIATALLAFVVKDMRVVFALAFIPAICALAIVIFLVKEKKPQFACQNEPIKLNFNIFDSNFRKYILVVFVFTLGNSSDAFLILRAKDAGVSIVLLPVLWAVLHAVKMFSSIPGGIISDKIGRKKVIVSGWIIYGIVYAGFALANNPIQIWILFAAYGFFFGLTESSEKAFVAELVKPEIRGTGYGMFNFAIGIGALPASIIMGFLWYKLGVVPAFLFGAGTALISALLLTGLVRENPKRMHEGAIT, from the coding sequence ATGGAAAAAAAGATTTTAGGTTTTTCAAAAAACATATTTTTCTTGAGCCTGGTTAGTTTGTTTACGGATATTTCAAGCGAGATGATTTATCCGCTCCTTCCCATATTTCTGACGGCGGTTCTAGGCGCTCCGGTCTCGTTTGTCGGCGTGGTTGAGGGTATTGCCGAAAGTACGGCCAGTCTTTTGAAACTTGTGTTTGGATGGCTTTCGGATAAAACCAACAAAAGAAAAATATTTGTTACATCGGGATACGCCCTTTCATCAATTATTCGGCCTATGGTTGCCTTTGCAATACAACCCTGGCATGTTTTATTTGTAAGATTTGCCGACCGGTTTGGAAAAGGGGTAAGGACTTCTGCGCGAGATGCTTTGATAGCAGACACCTGCGAGCCGGCTGAAAAAGGCAAAGCGTTTGGTTTTAACCGTGCCATGGACCATGCAGGAGCGCTTATCGGCCCTTTGATCGCAACAGCGCTTTTGGCGTTCGTGGTAAAAGATATGCGGGTAGTTTTTGCGCTGGCATTTATCCCTGCCATATGCGCGTTAGCTATAGTTATTTTTTTGGTAAAAGAAAAAAAGCCGCAATTTGCCTGCCAAAACGAACCGATAAAACTTAATTTCAATATCTTTGACTCTAACTTCAGGAAGTATATTCTTGTCGTATTTGTTTTTACTTTAGGCAATTCTTCGGACGCATTCCTTATACTGCGCGCTAAAGATGCCGGGGTTTCTATTGTTTTATTACCTGTATTATGGGCGGTACTTCACGCGGTTAAAATGTTTAGTTCAATACCCGGCGGGATCATCTCGGATAAGATCGGCCGCAAAAAAGTTATAGTTTCGGGGTGGATAATATACGGTATTGTATATGCGGGGTTTGCACTGGCTAATAACCCAATTCAGATTTGGATATTGTTCGCGGCATACGGATTTTTCTTTGGGCTTACCGAATCGTCAGAAAAGGCATTTGTTGCGGAACTTGTAAAACCTGAAATTCGGGGCACAGGATACGGTATGTTCAATTTTGCTATCGGTATCGGAGCATTGCCGGCAAGCATTATAATGGGGTTTTTATGGTATAAACTCGGTGTTGTTCCCGCATTTCTTTTTGGAGCGGGCACAGCTCTTATTTCTGCCTTGCTTTTAACAGGGCTTGTAAGAGAAAATCCTAAACGCATGCATGAAGGTGCTATAACGTAA